A single genomic interval of Corvus cornix cornix isolate S_Up_H32 chromosome 1, ASM73873v5, whole genome shotgun sequence harbors:
- the KCNE1 gene encoding potassium voltage-gated channel subfamily E member 1 isoform X2, producing the protein MLVLSNNTALNLLLSKLLQDYLEQTNSSAPSQVRSASNNLEIIYVLLMVGLFGFFTVGVMVTNLRARRLEGPCDPYNTYIATDAWHQRDREYFQAKVIENYKLCCVLENQLAVEQPGTKIPEEKSS; encoded by the coding sequence ATGTTGGTGCTGTCGAACAACACGGCGCTGAACCTGCTCCTGTCCAAACTGCTCCAGGACTACCTGGAGCAGACCAACAGCTCGGCTCCTTCGCAGGTGAGGAGCGCCAGCAACAACCTGGAGATCATCTACGTGCTGCTGATGGTGGGGCTGTTCGGCTTCTTCACCGTAGGGGTGATGGTGACCAACCTGCGGGCGCGGCGCCTCGAGGGGCCCTGCGACCCCTACAACACCTACATCGCCACCGACGCCTGGCACCAGAGGGACAGGGAGTACTTCCAGGCCAAGGTCATCGAGAATTACaagctctgctgtgtcctggagAACCAGCTGGCCGTGGAGCAGCCGGGCACAAAGATCCCTGAGGAGAAATCTTCCTag
- the KCNE1 gene encoding potassium voltage-gated channel subfamily E member 1 isoform X1, whose amino-acid sequence MAGKPAREVSGSFVVVEKHQNIWKAEILGGAWCAVLVFALRVAQALFLCHHTTRSCDRAVFSEAKGRKRCQGQEIKMLVLSNNTALNLLLSKLLQDYLEQTNSSAPSQVRSASNNLEIIYVLLMVGLFGFFTVGVMVTNLRARRLEGPCDPYNTYIATDAWHQRDREYFQAKVIENYKLCCVLENQLAVEQPGTKIPEEKSS is encoded by the exons ATGGCAGGGAAACCAGCCAGGGAGGTCAGTGGATCCTTTGTGGTGGTGGAGAAGCACCAGAACATTTGGAAGGCAGAAATTTTGGGAGGTGCGTggtgtgctgtgctggtttttgctCTGAGAGTAGCACAGGCTTTATTCCTGTGTCATCACACTACAAGAAGTTGTGATagagctgtgttttctgaag ccaaaggaaggaagaggtgCCAAGGACAGGAAATCAAAATGTTGGTGCTGTCGAACAACACGGCGCTGAACCTGCTCCTGTCCAAACTGCTCCAGGACTACCTGGAGCAGACCAACAGCTCGGCTCCTTCGCAGGTGAGGAGCGCCAGCAACAACCTGGAGATCATCTACGTGCTGCTGATGGTGGGGCTGTTCGGCTTCTTCACCGTAGGGGTGATGGTGACCAACCTGCGGGCGCGGCGCCTCGAGGGGCCCTGCGACCCCTACAACACCTACATCGCCACCGACGCCTGGCACCAGAGGGACAGGGAGTACTTCCAGGCCAAGGTCATCGAGAATTACaagctctgctgtgtcctggagAACCAGCTGGCCGTGGAGCAGCCGGGCACAAAGATCCCTGAGGAGAAATCTTCCTag